The following nucleotide sequence is from Apium graveolens cultivar Ventura chromosome 4, ASM990537v1, whole genome shotgun sequence.
AAGGGTTACGGGGAATCTATCGAGGTTTAACCATCACAGTACTGAGAGATGCTCCTTCTTACGCTTTCTATTTCTTCACATATGAATATGTTCGAGAGCAGCTTCATCCAGGGTGTCGAAAAAGTGGCCAAGAAACCTGCAAAACAATGCTCATGGCTGGAGGTCTTGCTGGAGTTGCAAGCTGGATCTGCTGCTACCCTCTAGATGTTGTCAAAACAAGGCTTCAAAGTCAATCTCCATCATCTCCACTGAAGTACAATGGCATTGTCGATTGCTTACAAAAGAGCGTTAAACAGGAGGGATATCATGTCCTATTCCGAGGTTTGGGAACTGCAGTTTCAAGAGCATTTGTAGTAAATGGGGCAGTCTTTACTGCTTATGAAACAGCTTTAAGGGTAATCTTCAACGGCAACAAGCACGAAACTGTTCTGTCAGACCATACAATCTAGAGAAATTCAGCCTCTTTTTCTAAGGTATGTGTAGTTCAGCTTCCAGAGCTTTTGCAATGAACGAGGCTGTCTCAACTGCTCGTGAAACAGCTTAAAGTGTGATGTGAGTTATGACACAAGTTGAAACATTTAGTATTGAAAGAACAACGTTAGTATTGAGGAAAACAATGAAAGAAAGCACTCTTAGTTTACAATGGACTAGATTAACAGCAGGAGAAGAAAGTGTTCTTACGTTGTGCTCCAGAGTTTGAAAAtggagagaagagaagagaagagagaagataatttttaaatttttcttaCTAGGCGTGTTCCCGAGTTTTTTGGCGAGAGAAGAGAAATGATCGGGAGAGAAAATTTCCTATAATTTCCCCACAAAACTTTCTTCCCAAAAATGGGAAGATTTGGAAAGATCCTCTCACATTATCTTCTTTTTCATGGTCACTCTCTCCTTTTTACAAAAACTCGGGAGCACACGACTGATTTATTTTCTTCTACTATTTTTCTCTTCTCTTCTCCTCCTATCTCTTCTCTTCTAAAAAATCTCTGGAACACAGGTAATTCGGTAAAAAAACCAACTAGTTCTTTCATATTGATGTAAATAGTGTACACAACACTAGTTCTTTCCTTCTGTGTAAAGTAAATAACTGTACATATCTGTCCATATGATGCTCAAGCCTCAAATAATCGACTTGCTCGAGTTGTATAATAGTTGAATCACTTCACAATCAGTTCAAGTAAACTACAGAAATTTGCAATCAAAGTCTTGAGTTTAACATGTGGTGCTTCTGGTTATGAACGCAATTGAAGTGCGTTTGAACACATTTATTCAAAGAAAAGGAAGAGAAGGTAAATAAGCTTCTTGATTAAGCTGTAAATATTGACATTGCCCTTAATTATTGACATTATTATCATGTCATTCATGTTCTTTTTATTATGTTTTATTAACGGAAGTTCTCATAAAAATTGATATCCTAACTATATGTTAGGATAATGGTTATCCTTTATAAATGTTATCTATTTAGTAACAGAATCCTACATATTAGGATCGATAGTTGTAGTTACTGTACTATAAATACTGTATCTCATGACACAGAAAGGTAAGCCAAAATTATACATTTgaatatggtatcagagcttaggctgACGGGAGAACTAAAGTTCGATTCCCAGCCACCCCCAATATTCTCACAATTTATTGTGTACACTAAAAGCAATTAATACCCCAAAAATGGGTGTCAGACAATTAATACCCCAAAGATGGGTGCCGGTGTTCCACTCTTTGACCCATAAATaggctttcgagtgagggggagtgttaaatatatgatcttATTGGAGTTTTCCTCTAACACCTTGAgccataaatgggctttcgagtgagggggcgtgttaaatatatgatcctattgggacctttctctaacaccttgaggttttagatgagctggttactcaacatggaGATAAAAAAGAACCTAAACATTTGATACTAGCTAGAGTTTTAAGATTTTGGGAAGAAGGATGACCCAAACGACGGTGCCAAAGAGTGGATGACTGACATGACGCTGAAAGTGCATGCAAAGGACGACTGAGCTTGAGAGGGTATAAGCCATCTTTACATTAGCCCTGAAAAAGAATGGAGCCAGTGTGTAAGTCACGAATTACAAAACCAAATGGGTAGAAGGTAAAACTGACTGAGTTATCGCGAGTAAATTGTGCAATCGAAAGAAGATTTTTACGCATGGTTGGAACATGTAAAACATTAGATAAATGAAATGATTGAGAACCGCAAGAAAAAGATATGCTACCGGTGTGTGTAATAGGAAGAAAATCACCATTACCCAACTGTACTTGATCACCTCCACTATATTCAGAACGACTTGTAAATGAGCGTGCATCACCACTCATATGATTTGTGGCACCTGAGTCGATGTACCAATTCTGATCCATTGGTGGTGCTAGTTGCATACCAGCAAATGTCGATGATAAGTCAGCATCAGTGTGATTCTGGTTCTGATTGCGATTGTAGTGATGTGGCGGATTTTGAGGTGCAGGTGTGTTGTTCCACTGACGACCATTAAAATTAGGACTTTGATTGGAGAATGGAGAGGAACCTAGTATGCCTTGCTGAAAGTAATTTCGACCACGACCACGATAACCACGACCATGACCACCTCTAGATGGACTGAAATTTCGATGAGAAGAAGTATAATCATACAAATGATTATTTCCACGACCTTGTCTACCACCACGGTTATGATTATTTCCACAGTTTAAATGGGGAGGAGCAGGGGTATTTGAGGATAATAAAGCAGTAGTAGGACTGGCAGAGGGTAAGTCTATTGTGGATGGTTTTATATTCATCGACTCAAAGGTCACAATTCGAGTACGAAGAGTGGAGAATGAAGGAAGAGGAGGTAAGTTAATAATGGCTGTAACGAGCATGGAGTAATCTGGACCAAGGCCACGAAGGACACAAGTAACAAGATCGGTAGATaaaataggttggttaattgCAGCAAGTGAATCTGATATTGTTTTAGCAAACTGGAGATACTCAGTAATTGACTTGTCTCCTTTCGTCATGAAGAGCAACTGGAAACGAAGTTGGGTCGCATTTGCAATGGATTGGTGAGCAAAATTTTGTTGAAGGCAATCCCACACATCTTTAGAAGTTTTCAAGCCAACAACTAGAGAGAGAACTGGGCTAGAAAGGGTGGAATTTATTATGCCCATGAGTGTTTGATCAGCGTAATACCATTCAGCATGTTGAGGATTTAATTCAGGTTTAGAACCGACTTCAGCAGAAAGGATATATTCAGGTGGGCAAGGATAGCTACCATCGATGAAGCGCCAATGTCTTTGGCCAATAAGAAAGGGTTTGATTTGAGTTTCCCACTCTAGATAATTACTATCAGTGAGTTTGGTAGTGACAAGAGCAGAAATATTAGGTATAGTAATTGTGATGGTTGATGGTGTGGATGTCATTGTTACGGGAGAATCAGAAGATGTCATAGAGCTAGTTGAAGAACTGGAGTTTGGTGAGGAGGAAACAATAGGGTTTGTCATTCtggaagaaaaaaaaatgaagaaAGCTTGAAGAGGAAATAAGATGATTTAAATAGGAAGAATGGTTTTAGGATTCAAGGAAAGAAATTGTTAGAGCACTTCAGTACTTAACATTTACCAGACCAGATATTGTATTTGTTGGCCACCACCTTGCCCAATTTATGAGCAGTCCCCGTGATTTGCATTTGGTCGCTGCAAAAAGGATTCTTCGTTACCTCAAAGGGTCACTTGGTTACGGCATATATATTCGCCGCCCATCTCAACCTTTACGTCTACTTGCTTACTCTGATTCAGATTGGGCTGGTTGTCCGGATAGTCGGAGGTCTACTACTGGATTCTGTCTCTTCCTCGGTCCAAACTTGATCTCTTGGTCAGCCAAAAAGCAGCCCACCGTGTCTCGTTCAAGTGCTGAAGCCGAGTATCGGGCACTCGCTTATACATGTGCAGACACAATCTGGGTTCACCATCTTCTCCGTGAATTGGGTATTCCACTGTCTTCTCTAACAACCATTTACTGTGACAGTCTTAGTGCTACTTACATGGCTGCAAATCCAGTGTTCCATGGTCGCTCGAAACATATAGACTTATACTATCATTTTGTACGAGAGCGGGTTGCGAAAGGTACGCATAAAGTCAGTTTTGTGTCCACTCAAAATCAACTCGTTGATATCTCCACTAAGGGACTTTCTAAGCAGCGGTTTGAAGTTCTGCGTTCCAAACTTGTCCACATGTTGCCAAGTTTGGGGGGGAGTATTAACGGAAGTTCTCATAAAGATTGATATGCTAACTATTTGTTAGGATAATGGTTATCCTATATAATGTTATCTATTTAGTAACAGAATCCTACATATTAGGATCGACAGTTGTAGTTACTGTACTATAAATACTGTATCTCATGACACAGAAAGGTAAGCCAAAATTATACATTTGTACATGTTTGAATATTAAAAGGCGTGTGATTAATGGCGCGAGTCTACTTGGTGGGATAATTTTGGAAGTTGAACTCAAAATTTACAAGAATTTGCAATCAAAGTCTTGAGTTTAACATGTAATGCTTCTGGTTATGAATGCAATTGGAGTGCGTTTGTACACATTCATTCAAAGAAAATGAACAGAAAATAAAGAAGTTAAATGATTAAGCGGCAAATATTGACATTTACCTTAATTATAGACACTATTGTCATGTTTTTTATTATATTTGAATATTAAAAAATGTGTGATTAGTGGCGCCTTGGCCTCAAACTTAGGTCTTGAGCTTTTTTTAATAGTTTGTGCCTTAAAAAAACATTGGCACCATAACGCTATTATATGTTATGATTTGAGGTTGCTAATTTAAAATCCATTTATATGTATCATCGGACAATTGCAAGTgcaataaaaaagaaaaaaataataagaaaagAAATAATCACTAGTGAGAAAACAGAAGAGATAGGTTGATTGATTGAGAGAGAGgacaagagagagagagaagacgGAAGAGAGAGGGTGATTaggtaaatttttattttatttcctCTGATTTATTGATATACAAATATGTTTATTTTTTTATCTGAATATACCGTTGTCTAATCTATACACACTGTATATGTCTAATATATACACACTGTCTAATCTATACATACAATCTTTACACATTGTTTAATCTATATACCATAGGTTGAAATATAGAATATGAAATTATCTTTCTCCTCgtatttttagaataatttttgAACGTTTAAATTATTTCATACGAATTTTGCAAGTTATGACTCAAAAAtcaaaataatgattttaaaatcatttaaaaacaCCAAACCACCAAGATAAATTCAattatcatttttataaagtctcttGAGATATTCTAAAGGCAACATAACAAATCTCATCATTTTATCAtatccaaattattttataaaaaatgtttAAAGGCTCACATATTCATATTATCACATAATGAAGTTCTTAAATTCGTTTAAAAACACATCGATCACATAATGCCACATAATCCCACGCGTACAAGTCATATGGCACGTATTCAAACATTCCACAATCAAGCCTCATTCTTTCACTTGATTTTTATATTAAATCTTAATTATACCCACTCTTCCATCTTCGACATATACATATAATCCGATAACATTTATCGATCATTCCTTCACTTTATTCATTTAACCGGATTAATACATGCGATCACATCATCATGTAATCACATACTTTCCCATGAAAATCATAACTCATTCATTTTTTTATTCCTTATAAATAATCATTTTCCAATAAAATGATACACATACTCATTTACGTATATCACACGATAATTAGTATCGATCAAACTTTCGTTTTGTTATTATATCAACAGCAATGCATATACCACTTATAGGCACATCAAATTGAAACAAAGTAAATTCATATAATCATTTTTAATTCCACACCAATTCACACTTATTCATAAAATATAATATGCgaatttcccggatattacatattTACATATTTAATTACACACTATCTAATCTATGTACATATTTACATACAGTTGATATTATTATCAACTATAAGTCTCTGGTTCTGGTTCAGATACTTTCTGACCTACAGAGTCTTCTCAGGCTAGAATTTCTTGTAATAATCTTCGCTCCCCAGCTCCGTCAAAAGAAATTTTGGATATCTGTTGAAAAGAAATGCATTATACGTATACATGATCAACAACCCAATTGCTACTAGTAATAGATTCAAGTACTCTTCCATTTCCAACTTATTTTCGGCCTGTAAACGAAATATTTAGTATTCACCAAAAAAGTTAAAGTTGAGCAAAATCTTAAGTAGAACCTCATAGGCACCATACTATTATCATGTTATTCATATTCTTTTTATTATGTTTGAATATTAAAACGCGTGTGATTAATGGCGCGAGGCTACTTGGTAAGATAATTTGGAAGTTCAACTCCAAATTTACAAAAATTTGAAATCAAAGTGTTGAGTTTAACATGTAATGCTTCTAGTTATGAACGCAACTGGAGTGCGTTTGAACACAATCAttcaaagaaaaaaaagagaaagtaAAGAAGTTTATCGATTAAACTGCAAATATTGATATTCACCTTAATTATTGACACTATTATCATGTTATTCATgttctttttattatttttgattattaaaaGGCTTGTGATTAGTGGCGCCTCGCACCTCAAACTTAGATCTTGAGCTTTTTATCTTTTATAAATTGCGCCTTAAAAAAACACTGGCATCGTAGCGCTATTATATGTTATGATTTGAGCTTGCTAATTTAAAATCCATTAATATGTAGCATCGGACAATAACAAGTGCAATTAAAAAGAAAATAAGTAATAAGAAAAGAAAGAATCACTAGTGAGAAGACAACGAACTACGTATTGTTCAGATAATTGGAGCCTATTTCCACCATCCCACAAaggaaaacaaaagaaaataaataataataataataataataataataataataataataataataataataataataataataacactGAAATCGGGCACCCGTCGGGTTTTGGGTTTATAACAACTTCGTTTCCaatagagagaaagagagtgagagtgagagatCGGTAgtggagtgttatccttgcgcagggagattACTATCCGTGAAGTTCTACGATTACGGGCGAgtcttgggccttcgcggttgtgcctcatagttggacattgctaaagctagcggaagatggattctggaagGACTTCTACCGGGCCTAAGAATGAGAAGTCTAAACCCATTATATTTCTTGTTCCCCAAAAACTACGTTACTTTAAAAGGGGCTGAAAGTTGAGAACTAAAAAGGAGTCACCACTAACCCTAatcaatctcagcccccaatttatcacaaccaccacactccgctcactttttcg
It contains:
- the LOC141717522 gene encoding mitochondrial arginine transporter BAC2 isoform X2 is translated as MLMQHSRESFPIFGIKNIEQIYRFKNALVFQTYALLSRACDSSVRPTDPPSYKGVFLGAFGTGAIQSLILSPVELVKIRLQLQGIGPNKAEETQNLKGPTSVVKGIYRTEGLRGIYRGLTITVLRDAPSYAFYFFTYEYVREQLHPGCRKSGQETCKTMLMAGGLAGVASWICCYPLDVVKTRLQSQSPSSPLKYNGIVDCLQKSVKQEGYHVLFRGLGTAVSRAFVVNGAVFTAYETALRVIFNGNKHETVLSDHTI